A single Crateriforma conspicua DNA region contains:
- a CDS encoding rhodanese-like domain-containing protein — MFPSSQLFMKYAFIVACVASACFASAFTLGSVSPAHAQLGGLLARRVSVPEISVAQVRKMQQQHQKQVDSAKKQEMPTPDPAFVLVDARSPEETEVSVIPGAITVKQFEAQQEKFAGTTVIAYCTSGYRSDRYAAKLIDKGIKAKNMKASILGWCAAKLPLETLDRKPTNRVHTYSSQNTVPKIYEAIH, encoded by the coding sequence TTGTTTCCCTCGTCTCAACTGTTCATGAAATACGCGTTCATCGTTGCCTGCGTGGCGTCGGCGTGCTTTGCGTCGGCATTCACCCTCGGTTCGGTTTCGCCCGCACACGCACAGCTGGGCGGACTTCTGGCCCGACGCGTCAGTGTGCCCGAAATCAGCGTGGCCCAAGTCCGCAAGATGCAGCAGCAGCACCAGAAGCAGGTCGACAGCGCCAAGAAACAGGAAATGCCGACACCGGATCCCGCGTTTGTTTTGGTGGATGCCCGCAGCCCCGAAGAAACTGAGGTGTCGGTGATCCCCGGTGCGATCACCGTCAAACAGTTCGAAGCCCAGCAGGAAAAGTTTGCCGGCACGACCGTCATCGCTTATTGCACGTCCGGTTACCGCAGCGATCGTTACGCCGCCAAGCTGATCGACAAAGGCATCAAAGCCAAGAACATGAAAGCCAGCATCTTGGGCTGGTGCGCCGCCAAGTTGCCGCTGGAAACGCTGGACCGGAAACCGACCAACCGCGTTCACACATACAGTTCACAAAACACGGTCCCGAAGATCTACGAAGCGATCCACTAG
- a CDS encoding sigma-70 family RNA polymerase sigma factor — translation MPTLSPDESSDTAVSVPQLIGRVRRGDADSLGALLQLYRGYLSVLAATRLDQRLRPRLNPSDLVQETMLAAHRDFPSFRGNSEGEWLTWLRQILCNCVSHAVEAHVLAQKRDVRREVRLDPQIDVSGDGPIGLINVLAAAGDTPSRDAGRKEIALRLTQQLDRLKPDYRQVIVYRNLEGLSFDDIAQRMGRKPGTVRMLWVRAIERFKTVCDSPAF, via the coding sequence ATGCCGACGCTTTCGCCCGACGAATCGTCCGACACCGCCGTCTCGGTTCCCCAGCTGATCGGCCGCGTTCGCCGCGGCGACGCGGATTCGCTGGGAGCATTACTGCAACTGTATCGCGGCTACCTAAGCGTCCTGGCGGCCACCCGATTGGACCAGCGACTCCGCCCCCGGCTGAATCCGTCGGACCTGGTGCAAGAAACCATGCTGGCCGCCCATCGCGACTTCCCCAGCTTTCGCGGCAACAGCGAAGGCGAATGGCTGACCTGGCTACGCCAAATCCTTTGCAACTGTGTCAGCCACGCCGTCGAAGCTCACGTGTTGGCGCAAAAACGCGACGTCCGCCGAGAAGTTCGCTTGGATCCACAGATCGACGTCAGTGGTGACGGACCGATCGGGCTGATCAACGTGCTGGCCGCCGCCGGCGATACCCCCAGCCGCGACGCAGGCCGCAAAGAGATCGCGCTGCGGCTGACCCAGCAACTGGACCGGCTGAAACCCGATTATCGCCAAGTCATCGTGTACCGAAATTTGGAAGGGCTGTCATTCGACGACATCGCACAGCGGATGGGCCGTAAACCGGGCACCGTCCGCATGTTGTGGGTCCGTGCCATCGAACGATTCAAAACCGTTTGTGATTCACCAGCGTTTTGA
- a CDS encoding sulfatase family protein, giving the protein MAAAILRGPSLQADDHSDPQRPNVLFILTDDQRYNALSCMGHPHLKTPHIDRLAGEGLLFKNHFCTTSLCSPSRASILSGLYAHTHGVSNNFTEYPADMVSFPMRLQQEGYETAYVGKWHMGEKNDNPRPGFDHFVTHKGQGQYFDTTFNFNGNDRRVVPGYYTHVVTEMATDWIGERDGDKPWMLMLGHKAPHSFYFPEPKYEDAFDSVDVQYPRTAFMLDDKPAWFKKRLDTWHGIYGPLFDWRKDFPDRSPEAVEDFANMVRAYWGTLLSVDDSVGVIYDFLKERGELDNTLIIYTSDNGLLEGEHGMVDKRTGHEPSIRIPLVVRYPGLTPTDQPKVVEQLVSTIDFAPTILDVCDAKPLDHVHGQSWKQLAQGNDSDWRDSYYYEYNYEHQFPYTPNVRALRTDRWKYIRYPHGDGTPDRHMAELYDLQADPQESVNLINDPAHADTAVKLRAELDRLIKLHSDGKPDSMPIDQGIQSGLPEESIR; this is encoded by the coding sequence ATGGCCGCCGCGATTCTGCGCGGTCCTTCCCTGCAAGCCGACGATCACTCCGATCCTCAACGCCCCAACGTCCTGTTCATCCTGACCGATGACCAGCGTTACAACGCGCTTTCGTGCATGGGGCATCCCCACCTGAAAACGCCCCACATCGACCGCTTGGCCGGCGAAGGCTTGTTGTTCAAGAATCACTTTTGCACGACCAGTCTGTGTTCACCCAGCCGCGCTTCGATCCTTAGCGGGTTGTACGCCCACACGCACGGCGTTTCGAACAACTTCACCGAGTATCCGGCCGACATGGTCAGCTTTCCGATGCGATTGCAGCAGGAAGGCTACGAAACCGCCTACGTCGGCAAGTGGCACATGGGCGAAAAGAACGATAACCCTCGCCCCGGCTTTGATCACTTTGTCACTCACAAAGGCCAAGGCCAATACTTCGACACGACGTTCAACTTCAACGGCAACGACCGACGCGTCGTCCCCGGGTATTACACCCACGTGGTCACTGAAATGGCGACCGATTGGATCGGGGAACGTGACGGTGACAAACCATGGATGCTGATGCTGGGCCACAAAGCGCCGCACAGTTTCTACTTTCCCGAACCCAAGTACGAAGACGCCTTTGACAGCGTCGACGTCCAGTACCCGCGCACGGCATTCATGCTGGACGACAAACCGGCGTGGTTCAAGAAACGTCTGGACACCTGGCACGGCATCTATGGCCCGCTTTTCGACTGGCGAAAAGACTTCCCCGATCGCAGCCCCGAAGCGGTGGAAGACTTTGCCAACATGGTCCGCGCCTATTGGGGCACGCTGTTGTCGGTCGATGACAGCGTCGGCGTGATCTATGACTTTCTGAAAGAACGCGGCGAACTGGACAACACACTGATCATCTACACCTCCGACAACGGTCTGTTGGAAGGCGAACACGGCATGGTCGATAAGCGGACCGGACACGAACCGTCGATTCGCATCCCATTGGTGGTTCGATATCCCGGTCTGACGCCGACCGATCAGCCGAAGGTTGTCGAACAACTGGTGTCCACCATCGATTTCGCGCCGACGATCTTGGATGTGTGCGACGCCAAACCTCTGGATCATGTCCACGGCCAAAGCTGGAAACAGCTTGCACAAGGCAACGATTCGGATTGGCGGGACAGCTATTACTACGAATACAACTACGAACATCAGTTTCCTTACACGCCCAATGTGCGTGCACTGCGCACCGATCGCTGGAAATACATTCGTTACCCGCACGGCGACGGCACACCCGATCGACACATGGCCGAACTGTATGACTTGCAGGCGGATCCGCAGGAATCGGTCAACCTGATCAATGACCCCGCACATGCCGACACCGCGGTGAAGTTGCGGGCGGAATTGGACCGGCTGATCAAGCTGCACAGCGACGGCAAACCCGATTCGATGCCGATCGATCAGGGAATCCAATCGGGGTTGCCCGAAGAATCGATTCGTTGA